GGAAGTGGTACAATGGGGAAGAAGCATAAGCAACAACCAGGTAACTATAGAAAtgagttttattttgtaaaaagttataaaatGAATATTGTACAAAAATAAAGTCTGTAGAGAACTTTGGTTGATTAACACAAATGACTGAGACATAAATTGCAGGTGAAGTAAAAACTCCAGAGAAGCACACTCCTGTCTTCAGTAAGgtctaaaaaatgaaaaaaaaaatcacaaactttacccttttgtatttGGAACATAGTGATTTGCTTTAGTTGCAGACTCTTCAAGctgtgcagaaaatgctttgggGCAAATTTTCTGCAAGCAGGGCAAGTGAAAACACTCCTCTTGAGTACTGCTCCTGGTCAACTGCCCAACAGCCCAGCCGACCCTCAGCTTAGCAAGCTTCTACTGCCCAAATGATGCTGATACCTGTCATGGTATCAGCTGTACCACTCCTGCCCAGCGTGGAGGGTAACATATCCCCATGGCAGTGCGAGAATGGACCTCGCGGGTGGGCTCCGGGGCTGCCCTCCATCTGCCCAGGAAAGCAGTGGAGGTTGGGGCTAAATCAcgtttcatacacctggcacaTCTTTCTATGCCTGTTCTGGAATTTTTTGACCTCTAGACCCTTCTTCTGTGGCACTCCGTGGGGCCCAGGGCAAAATAAGCATGAAGAGCCATTGCATGCATGGGATAAAAGGTCAGACcattggtttttggtttttcagcagggattttttttcttcctgttgtttttGTGGGAGTTGATGCTTCACTGGTTGTCAGGTATGTCTAGTGACCTGCACGGTgctccttcaggaaaaaaaatctccaggaGAGCTTGCATTAGCGGCTGTCTTTGCTGTACAACCTCCCTCATCCTAAGGAAACTCAGACTGTTCTGCTGCATGGGTATGATCCTGTAACATTTCAGCAAATTATACAAAACATGTTGGTTATTTAACACACTTTTTTTACCAGCAGGCTATATTAAATCCAGAGCTAACTAGTAGGAGGGATTTAACCGCTTCTATATGGAAATATGGAAGGAAAAGcttaaataaatataacaagaaattataaagctaaatgtgattattttccatttgtcCATAGTTATATGAGGTCAGTTGGCAAAAAGTGTGACAAAAATATGTGGCTACATTTAAAATACGACTAGAATTAGGTTTTCTAACAAATTGCTAATGTTGAGCCAAGTCCTGCAGCCCTCACTCATCCAGAGCCATTGCTGCTCCTGTGCATGTATGACTGCAgtaattttcaaaagtattaGTGAACAGGAGGAAGGGCTGCAGGCTTCAGCACTACATTTTGTGAACATAATCaggattttgtttaaaagaaaaaaaaaaaggtaaagtaAGTGATTTTTTGCATTCAAGTGAACACTTTCAATCAAATCATGGACCGTTGTTCCCAACTTCATTGTCTCTCTGTATCTTCCAAGCACCTTCTACTTTGGCacctttgaaaagaaacttcaatAAATAAGGAAAGGAGACTCATTACTGAACtgtaataaataacaataactTAATTGCAATAAATATCTTCTGTATATTTATGTCTCTGAATGGATGCATTGCATCAAGTAGTCTCTGCTCACTCACAATGACCAAATAGAAATGTAGTGACGTTACTCCTTtgtaaaccaaaataaacacattttgtgTAGGCAGGGCTTGTTATTTCTCTTATTATCCTAAGAAGACGTGCTTAAAAACTCAACTTGTTTTCATAGGTAGCAGAAGAATGAAATCCTACACTGGTTTTGAAGAAACACGAGGTGGAAATAACCAAACCTAACCAGTAAGTGGAACTGTTTTGCTTCGCAACGATACCAGCCCTAGAGAACTTGAACCTGGGAATTTTGATATTTGCCCAATGTCATCTTACTTATGAAGTTAATCTTATTATAGTTTACAAGATGTCCTAAGTGCCTAGGAACCACACTGCAATAAGCAGTAGCACAATGTATCTTTCAGTAAAGCTGAGGGCACAGGGGATGAGTAAGGTACTCCTAAGCTACTTCTTGGCTAAGCCTTCTGGCACAGATGGTATAACTACAACACAGCATGGTATGGCAGGGTTGTGTTTTTAAGCACATTCCTCACGGATTTGAGTCTCACTGATGGTGGACTGTGTCAAACGGGACAGGGAGCACGCATGCCATCCAGCTGTTGGCATCTCCACCTGAGATTTTACATACTTTCCCGCAGGACGTCAAAAGCCTCCATCCTCCTATGCCACCTCATGCACCCCAGGTTCTCATGACCCCTCATGCTGCATTCTTGGTCCTTTTTTCTCCACTCTGAGCAGACATATCCCCAGGAACCTTGGTCCCTCTCCTTAGCAGGAATGCAAAACTGGAGCTGCCTCTGGCCTGCAGCCATCAGACGCAGCCACACCTTTTTGCGGAATGTTTTTTCAGTATGTGGTAAACCAGGTTGTCGTCCAAAAAAGACAGGTCATCATCAAAGGCTGTGGGTCTGCAACAAGCTTGCCTCACTTTGTCAGTGactagttttttctttctggttaggttttttaaaattttgtcatACGTGGTTTCGGCTGCATCACAAGATCCACTGCAATACCGGAAAATTAGCTCTTCTTTGGTTTCATATCCCAAATCCAAGTCAGTCACGTTTAAGTGTATTTCTGTTAAGACACATCCCCgatttttgcccttttgattcctccttccctttttgcCGGAATTCTCTATGTTTGTGGCTGCACTCTGCCGGTTTCTCTCCCGCCTAGAAAAAATCGGAGTCTGTTTATCCGGCGACCTCCTCAGTCTTTTAATGGTGGCTTGGATAAAGTCCACCACCTCATCAAACTGATCTGGATAGTCCTCTGGCATATTAGCTGtttgggaaagagagaaaaggcttTGTCACATGTCAGTTGTCATTAAATTTGTCCATCTGTGGCTCAAAAACATAAGATGCATGCAAGCTGCTCTGCCCATCACTTCAGAGTGCACACCCTGGACCCACAGATATCAGAGAGAATTTGGAATGGTTTAGATCATCATGAAAActcatttggggaaaaataaatgagatatGTATGTATCTCTGTAGGAGCCCGCTGATGCTTGGTAGCACTCCAGGATATCTTTCAATATTGAATGAACCCTGTTAAAACTGATGGAAGGAAAAGCATGTCATGATATTAATATTTGTTAATGGGGGGTGAAGATACTGTAGAGAGGTTATACAGGCTATtcccagcaaagcagcagcaggacaaggTTTCTTTAAAGCAATTTTGTGATTATAATTGTTAATTATTGTCTTTTCACACCAGCAGTGGTTAGTATTGCCAAAGTCACCTATCAATAAGGTTttcaggaaggacagaaagAGGAATTTCCTGGGGTACCAGCCTAAGCTATTATTCATGGCTGAGTGCCTGCTTTTTTACGGCTTCTGGGAGATAATTATTATGAGAACTTTTGAAAAATTTCTCATGAAACTATTTTGTATCACAAGATGCTGATTAGACTGAGTAGAAATAGGTCAGAATATAAGTATTATGTTAATTTTCAAGGGAAATGTtattaatgcattttctttttatgaagtTAAAATAcctatttcatttttcacttgatATATATCAGTGATAAATTATCCAAGTAAATTAAGTTTTCAAGTCAATGAAATGTTTTGATATGAGTAGAATGAAACTTTTCAAGGAGAGTGAAATTGAACATGTTCTGAAATGTTCTCAGATTTCAGCTGTTCAGCATGATTTggaaaaaatcacatttttaaatctttaaacTTCCCACAGACTAAATCCCTCACTGTTATCTGCTCTAGTGAATCGAGTGATTTAATGGAGGGTCAGGCTGTCAGGAGCCTGTGTGTAGGTGCCCTTATGTTGTATTATTAATGACTATCTTTTAAACACATAAACTACCATGTAGTATTGAAGgttttttctcattcattttggCAAAAATCAAGACTTTAGGACTCCCTTCCTTTGCAGTAAGACCTAAGAAGATGCTTCTTTCTGTGCTTAACTCCTAAGTGCCCACCCATGTAACAGACCACTGTTATGCACCTGGCCCTGCATGTACAGGAGCTCCACCTCCAGAAAGAGCCCTAGAAATATCCCAGGAACTGCAAACATTGGGAAAAGTGATACCCAACAGAGTGGACCTGGCCAGAGGCTGGTACCTCAATGAAGCCACAAAGACTCTCACCAGGTCAGGTACTGAAATAGGAACAGATCCTTAGGCAAGGCTCGGTGCCGCATTTCCCTGATGAGCACAGTAACACCCAGAAGCGCTGATGGGAGACCAGGCAGCACATGTACCCTGCCCACACGTGGTGGCATGGACTCTGTTCACAGTGGACAGGAAGACTCAAGGCTGCCTCCTACTACTTATATTCTCAATAGAAGCACCAAATTCAGAGGAGATGAGAGCAGCAGGATCTTAACTCAGTGCAAAAACGTGCTGAAACATAGTCCATCTGCATCTAAGGAGGAACATAGACCCCACCCTGAAGCAGTCACATCCTAGAGGCCCCCCTTCATTACAAACAGTGATGAATCAGAAGTATATGGTTTATCATAGATGCATCCAGCAAAATAGCATAGACTGGTAAAAGAGTAATGAACGCAAGAAATGTTGTACCTTCACATAATGAGGTGGCACATGGAAAGCAGGATCCTATAGAGTTTGGGACTGAGAAAAGTGAATTACATGGTGTTTTACAGATAGCCATGCTAAAGGCAACAGTTTTGCAAACCAGGAATTGTCCAAAGACATGAAGAAGGGATGGCTTCTGTCTACACAGCTATATGAGACCTGAACAAGGCAAGACCCTGCACCAAGCTTCATTTTCCTGTGACAACAATGGTAAGTGCACTCTTCTTGTACTCCTCTATCATTACCTCTGTAGCAGGTACCAAAATACGCAGTATGAGCCATACCTACTGGAGTGGGTATCTTGGATAGATGTGTACATTGCATGCACCACCAAACTCTTTTGCAGGACAGGCAGGCTGGTGTGCCTACACCCTGCAAATACTGCCCTACTGAGTAAGGTCTGGGTCAAGGCAATGGGTGGGCTACATTCCTTAGAAGTAAGAAGGGGCAGACTTTGCTAGACTCAGTTAAGCAAGATGACCCCCAAGTAGCTGTCATAGCCCCCATTCGTCAAGTACAAGCTTGGCCCTAGCACAGATACAGATGGAGAGGGGTTTGGCTGGAGGCATTTGTTGCTATGGGACTTGGGTGCCTTCTAGGTTTCTTGCACAGAAAGTAGGTTTCTTAGTTTATAACCCAATAAGGGAAGAATGTGGCCCTGAGGAGGCAGCTCTAGCTGTGCCATTCTCCACTCTCAAATTAGCCCTCTCATACTACTGTGACTGCCCCAGTCCACACCTCTGTCTCATACTGCTGGCCCAACCCCTGTAGCAACAGTATGATGCAGTGAGATGTTGGCTATGGAGAGTGAAATACAATTGTCAGGGAAGCATACTCGGGTCTAACGAAATTCATGCAGTGGTCAACTATCAGAAAGGGGCAGGGAGATTGTTACAGGGAGACCCAACCTATATGTAGAGATTATTGCTGGCAACCTTCACCCTCACACTTATCCGAAGCCTGGTATGCTGCCAGTGCAGTGAGGGAAGGAAGTGTCCCCCACCTAAGAAGGGAGAAACAAAACTGTGGACTACCTGAAGAGATAACAACCCAACTAAGCACGTAATTTTTAAACTGCTTGCAATTTGGGTGTAAAAATACCACCTACCCCTGTGACAGTGCTATATGCAGGGGTCTACTTTGGTTAAATATTAATCAGACAGTTAAAGGGCTCAAGCACTGGCCTGCCCAAGCCAATCCAAATATGCTCTGGAGGGTAgataaagaggagaaaaggcCCATGTTGTGGGCTGCGTCCCTGCTCAGAGCCCACACTGACATCCATCCTGGTCCATGTGTGATCATTGCTCCAAGTGCACCAAGGGAGCTAATGCTGCTGAAAGCCTTCTGCACTGCAAGTGGCCTGTGATATTTAAGGTTGGGGAAACCCCCACAGAGGAGCCCTGTGCAGTGCTGCTAATGTAGGTATGGGGTGTCAGCATTGCAGATGGTAGAAGCAGTAGGGCAAAAGTAGATCAAGTATTCAAGCCAACTGCATATCCAACTAGAGAAGCCTTATCTACACACATGGACTTGCTGCAACCACAAAATGGGGTAATTGGCAGCATGACTGATCCTGCTAATCTCACTGGGGCTCTAACACAAGCCATGCAAGAAGTGTAGCTGTAACCTGGGATGAGGTGTGCGTGGCTGAAAGGTCTAATGGAGCTGGGGATCCCTGCTCAGCTCATCCCTTATTGCAACATCAGGCACTTGGGACACTTATTGGGAGGGATGCCAGCACTATGAGTAAGATGAATGCCAATTTTCTGTTCCAAGGGTAGACTTCCCCTTCAGCCCAGGGAACTGGAAAATATCCCAAGCAGATATCCAAATCTGTTAATAGGACTGCTGCAGTGACTCCTGGTATTTGGAGGTTACATCACTGGAGCAGATACAAGGCACATGGGTGATATTAGAGAACAACTGGGAACACTGGGCACAGAGGCCTCCTCAAGAAAATATGCTGGACCTATTGACCCTGGTTGGCATCTGCCGACCTACAACCACGCATGCTGTTACGTGGCTGTGTAGCTACGCTTCATCAACACAATGGCAGCTCCATTACTGGGCTATTCTGAGTCCTTGCAAGTTTCTGTAAGCAACAACACCCTCTGCTTGTGGAGCCCCCAACCAGTCACGGTCAATGCAACAGTGTTCTTCTTGCCACCTTCCAACTGGACTGTCAACATAGCCCAAGTTTGCTTCCACAGTTCAGCACTGTTTGAGGAACACCTCCAATTCTTGTACAACTCTGAATTATTATACAATCCCACAAAGCTAAGTTTCAACACACACTCGGCAGCATGGGCCTGTGCTCTCAATACTGCAACCAACACAGCTGGACCCAGCAGCCAGTGAACCATGGACCCAAGCAATTTGGCTCATACTGATAGGATGTGGCTGGGTGCTAATTTTCTGCTGCTTAATGAAGCATAGTCATCAGC
The Columba livia isolate bColLiv1 breed racing homer chromosome Z, bColLiv1.pat.W.v2, whole genome shotgun sequence genome window above contains:
- the GDNF gene encoding glial cell line-derived neurotrophic factor isoform X2, with translation MKLWDVVAVCVVLLNTVSTLPLPTANMPEDYPDQFDEVVDFIQATIKRLRRSPDKQTPIFSRRERNRQSAATNIENSGKKGRRNQKGKNRGCVLTEIHLNVTDLDLGYETKEELIFRYCSGSCDAAETTYDKILKNLTRKKKLVTDKVRQACCRPTAFDDDLSFLDDNLVYHILKKHSAKRCGCV
- the GDNF gene encoding glial cell line-derived neurotrophic factor isoform X1; translated protein: MKLWDVVAVCVVLLNTVSTLPLPTGKMPPKGSPSVVEGPEDDLSPISLLHPYAVHSDSNMPEDYPDQFDEVVDFIQATIKRLRRSPDKQTPIFSRRERNRQSAATNIENSGKKGRRNQKGKNRGCVLTEIHLNVTDLDLGYETKEELIFRYCSGSCDAAETTYDKILKNLTRKKKLVTDKVRQACCRPTAFDDDLSFLDDNLVYHILKKHSAKRCGCV